The genomic interval AGATGGCGACGGCCAACCCCGACTCCGGCTCGTTCTCCGTCTACGCCGACCGCGCGCTCGGCAAGTGGGCGGGCTTCTCCATCGGGTGGTTGTACTGGTGGTTCTGGGTGCTCGTCATCCCCGTGGAGGCGACGGCCGGCGCGAAGATCCTCTCGGGCTGGATCGACTGGCCCCAATGGGTGTTCGCTCTCATCATCACCGCGTTGCTGACGGTGACGAACCTGTTCTCCGTCGCCAACTACGGCGAGTTCGAGTTCTGGTTCGCGCTCATCAAGGTCATCGCCATCGTCGGGTTCATCGTCCTCGGTGTGCTCGCGATCCTCGGCATCCTTCCCGGCTCGCACGCCTCGGGGCTGCACGGATTCACCGACCACGGCTTCTTCGCCGACGGCTGGAGCGGCGTCCTCGCCGCCATGCTGACGACGATGTTCACGTTCATGGGCACCGAGATCGTGACGATCGCCGCGGCCGAGTCGAAGAACCCGGTCGAGGGCATCCGCAAGGCCGTCAACAGCGTCATCTGGCGCATCTCGCTGTTCTACCTCGGCTCGATCTTCGTGGTCATCGCATTGACGACGTGGAACTCCCCCTCGTTGCAGAAGAATGGCTCCTACCAGGAGGCGCTCAACAACATGGGTCTGGAGAACCTGGCGAGCGTGCTCGACTTCGTCATCCTGACCGCCGTCGCGAGCTGCCTCAACTCCGCGCTCTACACCGCGAGTCGCATGGCGTTCAGCCTCGGCCAGCGCGGCGACGCACCCAAGGCGTTCGCGCGCATCAACCGACGCGGCGTGCCGCAGGTCGCGATCCTCGTCTCCGTCGTCGTCGGCTTCGTCGCCGTGTTCGGCAACTACCTGCTGCCGGAGAAGATCTTCACGTACCTGCTGTCGACGTCAGGCGCCATCGCGCTCATCGTCTACCTCGTCATCGCCGCGACGCAGCTGCGCTCGCGCGCCGCGATGAACCGCGTCGGCGCACGCCCGGCCGTACGCATGTGGGCGTTCCCCGTCCTCACCTACGTGACGATGGCGTTCATCGTCTTCACGATCGTCGCGATGGCGCTGCGCGCCGACCAGCGCCTCAACCTGTGGCTGACGCTCGGCCTCACCGCCGTCGTCGTCGGCATCGGCATCGCTCGCTACGGCGCGAAGGGCGGCAGCGAGAAAGCGATCCTCGAAGCGGTCGAAGCGTCGCCGCACGTCGACACCGAGACCAGCGACCTCGCACGCCACGAACGTCACCCGTGACGCGCGCCTGACCCGAAGCTCGCGCGACGCGCCGCCCACGACGATGTGGGCGGCGCGTCGCCATTCGGGCGTCATCGCGGCTCTACACTCACGCCATGGCCTCGACGATCTTCAGCGTGGTCCTGCTCCTGCTCGCCCTCGTGGCCTTCCTCTACGGGCGCCACCTGCGCCGCGCGGGGCGGAAGCAGGCCGTCCCGGACTCACGGGTCGAGGCGGCCACGACCGGTCGTGCCCGCGCGGGTGATCTCGACGCATCGGATGACGGTGTAGAAGATGTCGACGCCGACGACAGCGATGATCTCGACTCCGGCGCCTCCCCCGCCCGCGGGTTCCTGCACGCCGCGCGTCCCGAGGCGCCGAGCACGCGGGCTCGCGCGCGTCTGGCCTACCTCGTCTCTGCGGCCTGCGCGACGCTCGCCGTCATCGTCCTCGCCGTCGCGAGTTCCGTCGTCGTGCCGACGAAAGAGATCGGTGTCGTGACGACGTTCGGCAAGCCGACGGGCAGCCTCAGCAATGGCTTCCACCTCAAGGCGCCGTGGCAGAAGGTGACGTACATGGACGCCGCGATCCAGACCGACAGCCACACCGCCGACGACAAGAGCTGCATCAACGTGCGCATCGCCCACCAGGCGACGGCGTGCGTCGACGCGTCCATCCGCTGGCGTATCCGCCCCGACGCCTCCGACGCGCTGTTCCAGAATTACCGCGAGTTCTCCAGCATCCGCTCGAGCCTCGTCGACCGGCAGCTCTCCTCGAGCCTCAACAAGGAGTTCGCGTCCTACGACGCCCTCGCCGTCGACGAGAAGGGCAACCCGACGACCCCGACGCTCGCGAAGCTCTCAGACGACGCGACGAAGGACATGCGCGACCAGATCGGCGACCAGATCGAGGTGCTGTCGGTGATCATCCCGGTCATCAAGCTCGACGACAACACGCAGTCGAAGGCCAACGCGCTGCTCGCCCAGGTCGCGCAGACGCGCATCGCCGAGCAGGGCGTCAAGACGGCCGAACAGCAGGCGAAGGCCAACGAAGCGCTCGCGAAGTCGGTGAGCAAGGACCCGAACGTCCTCGTCTCCAAGTGCCTCGACATGGTCGAGGGCGGCAAGGTGACGCTGCCCGCCGGCTTCTCGTGCTGGCCGTCCTCGGACTCCGCCGTCGTCGTCCCCTCCACCGGCTCCTCGTCGAAGTAACCCCCGCCCCCCTGCGATTCTCGTCCCCCTTCGCGAATCTCGTCCACATCGGCGAACGGCGTCCCCCTTCGCGGATCTCGTCCACATCGGCGATTTTCGGCCGCATTCAACGGACGTTGTGGCGTTGGGGTCGGTGAGCGGCGTTTCAACGCGTCGGGCGGATTCGTTGTCACAGCGCGAAGCGTCACCCTGACCGCGGACTCGCGCCGCACTGCACCGACCCACGCTTTCACCGATGAGGACGGGGGAAGCACGCAGCGCGCCGGGGCGGGCGAGTAGCCTGACACCATGCGTACCTGGGCCATCGCCACCGTCACACCCCTGCTCGTCCTGACCGCGTGCTCCGCCCAGACCCACCGCTTCGACACCGCGACGGAACTGCGCAGCGCAGCCGTCAACGCAGGCCTGCACTGCACCGGGTACAACCCGACGACGCCGCCAGCGGGCGCCTCCAGCTCAGGCGAATGCGTCGGCGGCACCCACGCCATCTTCGTCGTCTACGACGGAGAGAACGCAGCCAAGAAAGCCATCACCGACGCGACCGGCAAACTGACGGGCGACGACGCCATCCTCGCCGGCCCCAACTGGTACGTCATGAGCAGCACTTCAGCCCTCGACGGCATCAAGGACTCCATCGGAGGAGACATCAAGAGCAAGTAGGCGGCGGCTGAACCCGGACTCGAGACGCGCTTTGCGCGTCAGCGCCAGGGGCAGGGCTCGGCACGCGCTTCGCGTCTCGGAGCCACGGGGACTCCGCCATCCTCGCTCCGCTGCGGCGGTTCTCGAATAACAGTGTTCGACAAATGTGAATACAGACAGCCACCCGGACGAGAATCATGTCCCGGGTGGCTGTCTGTATTCATCTCGGTGGACGCAAACGCGTCACCGTCTCAGCCAAGAGCGAGAAGGAATGCCGCCAGCGACTCAACGCCAAGATCAGCGACATCATGGAGCACGGCCTCAAGGTGTCCAACGGCATGACCGTCAAGGCATGGGTCGCCGACTGGCTGCCCCGCTACCAGGCAAAGGTGGCACCCAAGACGTACGCCAACGCGAAATCCGCGCTCGACCTCTACGTCACCCCAACGATCGGCAAGAAACGCCTCGACGACCTCACCGCCGGCGACATCCGCGCCGTCCACATGGCCGTGCGCGCCGCCGGCAACGGCTCATCCACCGCGCTGCGCTGCCACGCCGTCATCAGCTCCATGCTCACCGCAGCCGTCCGCGACGGCATCGACGTACCCCTGCAAGCACGCGAAGTAGAGCCACCCAAGAAATCCGTCAGCACCCGCGGCGCCATCCCCCTCGACCAAGCCCGCCTCCTACTCGCCAAGGCCAACGCGAGCACCGGCCGCTCCCGCTGGGTCGCCGCGCTCCTGCAAGGCATGCGCCCCGCCGAAGCTCTCGGCCTCACCTGGGAATGCGTCGACCTCGACAAGGGCACCATCGACATCTCATGGCAGCTCCAGACGCTGCGCTACATCGACC from Dermacoccus nishinomiyaensis carries:
- a CDS encoding amino acid permease, whose product is MNAPHPPADGEALSSGLKPRHVTMISIAGVIGAGLFVGSASAIKLAGPSVLIAYALAGTLVVLVMRMLGEMATANPDSGSFSVYADRALGKWAGFSIGWLYWWFWVLVIPVEATAGAKILSGWIDWPQWVFALIITALLTVTNLFSVANYGEFEFWFALIKVIAIVGFIVLGVLAILGILPGSHASGLHGFTDHGFFADGWSGVLAAMLTTMFTFMGTEIVTIAAAESKNPVEGIRKAVNSVIWRISLFYLGSIFVVIALTTWNSPSLQKNGSYQEALNNMGLENLASVLDFVILTAVASCLNSALYTASRMAFSLGQRGDAPKAFARINRRGVPQVAILVSVVVGFVAVFGNYLLPEKIFTYLLSTSGAIALIVYLVIAATQLRSRAAMNRVGARPAVRMWAFPVLTYVTMAFIVFTIVAMALRADQRLNLWLTLGLTAVVVGIGIARYGAKGGSEKAILEAVEASPHVDTETSDLARHERHP
- a CDS encoding SPFH domain-containing protein, whose product is MASTIFSVVLLLLALVAFLYGRHLRRAGRKQAVPDSRVEAATTGRARAGDLDASDDGVEDVDADDSDDLDSGASPARGFLHAARPEAPSTRARARLAYLVSAACATLAVIVLAVASSVVVPTKEIGVVTTFGKPTGSLSNGFHLKAPWQKVTYMDAAIQTDSHTADDKSCINVRIAHQATACVDASIRWRIRPDASDALFQNYREFSSIRSSLVDRQLSSSLNKEFASYDALAVDEKGNPTTPTLAKLSDDATKDMRDQIGDQIEVLSVIIPVIKLDDNTQSKANALLAQVAQTRIAEQGVKTAEQQAKANEALAKSVSKDPNVLVSKCLDMVEGGKVTLPAGFSCWPSSDSAVVVPSTGSSSK
- a CDS encoding tyrosine-type recombinase/integrase, which gives rise to MAVCIHLGGRKRVTVSAKSEKECRQRLNAKISDIMEHGLKVSNGMTVKAWVADWLPRYQAKVAPKTYANAKSALDLYVTPTIGKKRLDDLTAGDIRAVHMAVRAAGNGSSTALRCHAVISSMLTAAVRDGIDVPLQAREVEPPKKSVSTRGAIPLDQARLLLAKANASTGRSRWVAALLQGMRPAEALGLTWECVDLDKGTIDISWQLQTLRYIDRKDKAKGFQIPDGYEARHLTRAYHLVRPKTQAGWRIIPMVPWMHAELKHLKDTATSPLGLVWWTIDDRYGTALPIPISDKADRDAWTALQDAAKVRHSTGRHYDLYEARHTCATLLLEAKVDPKIIQAIMGHSDILVTHGYQHVAHDLSLKALEDVAAQLKLEAPKTLGELAGSSTVAS